AGAATGCTTCACCAAGGAAGTATTTCTTTCCAGGTCCAATCTACTGGATTGTTCTATTATACATGGATGAGCTTTGCACCAGCTTTTGTGCTCATCATTAGATTCCAGTTGCACTTCAAAGTGCAAAATGAAGAGGTATTCCTGGTTATGCTTAATATTAGCTTAGATATTTATATTGGTACAAATGGGAGAGTCCTTAAATGCTGTCCTGGAACAGCCGTGAACATTATCCTACATACATTATATATTGTTTATATGACCAAACACAGTGCATGTATCTAATTTTGGTCTGTCAAACGGTCAAACCCCTCATAGCTTATAACAACTGTGATATAATATACACACACTATTTTTTAGCTGGCCTATGAATCTGTCGTTGGATGATCTAAAATGGGACCTTGATTGTGTGCAAAGTTTATGCTTCATGTTTCATATTCTGAATTCATTCCTTTTTACCTGTTTTTCAGACCTTCCTTTTACCTGTACTATCTACTATTGCCTCCATGCTTTGTTCGACACTTCCACTTACTTAATGTTTTTCCTCTTATGCTAGAAGAGTGAAGAGCCGATTTGTAAACTTGGACTGTGAAGTTGAAACCTATTCGATTCCAGAAAACCTCAACCATGCAGCATCTTATACTTGCAGCCTTGTCTGCTGCTGTTCTTTCTGCATGCCTCCTGCATGCGGAAAGTGCTGATCTGAACTCTGACAAGCAGGCTCTTCTTGCATTTGCTGCATCACTGCCCCATGGCAGGAAGCTCAACTGGAGCTCCACAACACCTCTCTGCACTTCTTGGGTGGGAGTGACATGCACACCGGACAACAGTCGTGTACACACATTACGCCTACCTGCAGTAGGGCTCTTTGGCCCCATACCCTCGGATACGCTTAGCAAGCTTGATGCCCTGGAGGTATTGAGCCTCAGGTCCAATCGCCTTACTGTTGACCTCCCTCCTGATGTGGGATCTATTCCTTCTCTTCATTCCCTCTTTCTTCAGCATAATAACCTGTCTGGAATTATACCAACTTCCCTTTCTTCCAGTTTAACATTTCTAGATTTGTCCTACAACACTTTCGATGGAGAAATCCCATTGAGAGTGCAAAATCTCACTGGACTTACTGCAATTCTTCTCCAGAACAACTCTCTTTCTGGGCCTATCCCTGACCTCCAACTGCCCAAATTGAGGCATTTGAATGTGAGCAACAACAACCTCAGTGGTCCAATACCACCTTCCCTGCAGAAATTCCCAGCCAGTTCCTTCTTGGGGAATGCTTTTCTATGTGGGTTTCCATTGGAATCATGTCCTGGAACCgcaccttctccttccccaACATCACCATCACCAATGCCTAGCAAGACCAAAAAGAGCTTCTGGAGAAGGATTAGAACTGGTGTTCTaattgctgttgctgctgcagcagggGTGTTGTTGCTCATTTTGATTATCGTACTCTTGGTGTGTATTTTCAAGAGAAAGAAACACACAGAACCTACCACAACTTCGTCGTCCAAAGGAAAAGCTATTGCAGGTGGAAGGGTAGAAAACCCTAAGGAAGACTATAGCAGTAGTGTTCAGGAAGCAGAGAGGAACAAACTGGTGTTCTTTGAGGGTTCTTCATATAATTTTGACCTGGAGGATTTGCTGAGAGCTTCAGCTGAAGTGCTTGGAAAAGGAAGTTATGGGACTACCTACAAGGCTGTTCTTGAGGATGGCACCGTAGTTGTGGTCAAGAGGTTAAAGGAGGTGGTGGTAGGGAAGAAAGACTTTGAACAGCAGATGGAGATAGTTGGCAGGATTGGCCAGCACCAAAATGTTGTTCCATTGCGTGCTTATTATTACTCCAAGGATGAAAAGTTACTGGTGTATGACTATGTCCCATCTGGTAGCCTTGCcgctgttttgcatggtatgTTCTCTTTTGTCTCTTATGAACTTCTAACCTATTCAACACATTCCTCGGTTCAAGCTAAGTAATGGCTAAGTAAGACTCAAGTCACTTGACTAATGGGCACTGGTAGGCTATAGCACATTCAACCTTTAGCTAGATTCAGTCTGACAGTTATATAACGAACTAGAATGCTGCAAGTGAGGGTGGCACACTACTAATTACCATGCCAAATCCTTGTTTTATGTCATTTTCTCTGAAAGTTTAATTCATCTCATTTCTGTGGTTACTCTTAGATGAATCCTTCGATTTCTATCAATGAAGGAGTAGCAATGAATCCTCTTTCTATATGAATTTATTTACCCTTTAACATTGCCAAGCTTCTTGtacttcttaatgaaaatgacacgccCCCAGCGTGTTCAAGAAAAAATCACTTTCATGCTCTTCAACAGTTCCATAATTGGGTTACGTGGCACAATTTGATGTGAACTTAAATCTTTGTTAGTTGACACAAATTCATTAATCTTTCTGACATTCTAGT
The Brachypodium distachyon strain Bd21 chromosome 2, Brachypodium_distachyon_v3.0, whole genome shotgun sequence genome window above contains:
- the LOC100838882 gene encoding probable inactive receptor kinase At5g58300 isoform X1, which encodes MQHLILAALSAAVLSACLLHAESADLNSDKQALLAFAASLPHGRKLNWSSTTPLCTSWVGVTCTPDNSRVHTLRLPAVGLFGPIPSDTLSKLDALEVLSLRSNRLTVDLPPDVGSIPSLHSLFLQHNNLSGIIPTSLSSSLTFLDLSYNTFDGEIPLRVQNLTGLTAILLQNNSLSGPIPDLQLPKLRHLNVSNNNLSGPIPPSLQKFPASSFLGNAFLCGFPLESCPGTAPSPSPTSPSPMPSKTKKSFWRRIRTGVLIAVAAAAGVLLLILIIVLLVCIFKRKKHTEPTTTSSSKGKAIAGGRVENPKEDYSSSVQEAERNKLVFFEGSSYNFDLEDLLRASAEVLGKGSYGTTYKAVLEDGTVVVVKRLKEVVVGKKDFEQQMEIVGRIGQHQNVVPLRAYYYSKDEKLLVYDYVPSGSLAAVLHGNKTTGRAPLDWETRVKISLGVARGIAHLHAEGSGKFTHGNLKSSNILLSQNLDGCASEFGLAQLMSNVPAPARLIGYRAPEVMETKKPTQKSDVYSFGVLLLEMLTGKAPLRSPGRDDSVGDLPRWVQSVVREEWTAEVFDVDLLRHPNIEDEMVQLLQVAMACVAIPPEQRPKMEEVVGRITEIRNSYSGAMTPPEETTLAPP
- the LOC100838882 gene encoding probable inactive receptor kinase At5g58300 isoform X2, giving the protein MQHLILAALSAAVLSACLLHAESADLNSDKQALLAFAASLPHGRKLNWSSTTPLCTSWVGVTCTPDNSRVHTLRLPAVGLFGPIPSDTLSKLDALEVLSLRSNRLTVDLPPDVGSIPSLHSLFLQHNNLSGIIPTSLSSSLTFLDLSYNTFDGEIPLRVQNLTGLTAILLQNNSLSGPIPDLQLPKLRHLNVSNNNLSGPIPPSLQKFPASSFLGNAFLCGFPLESCPGTAPSPSPTSPSPMPSKTKKSFWRRIRTGVLIAVAAAAGVLLLILIIVLLVCIFKRKKHTEPTTTSSSKGKAIAGGRVENPKEDYSSSVQEAERNKLVFFEGSSYNFDLEDLLRASAEVLGKGSYGTTYKAVLEDGTVVVVKRLKEVVVGKKDFEQQMEIVGRIGQHQNVVPLRAYYYSKDEKLLVYDYVPSGSLAAVLHGNKTTGRAPLDWETRVKISLGVARGIAHLHAEGSGKFTHGNLKSSNILLSQNLDGCASEFGLAQLMSNVPAPARLIGYRAPEVMETKKPTQKSDVYSFGVLLLEMLTGKAPLRSPGRDDSVGDLPRWVQSVVREEWTAEVFDVDLLRHPNIEDEMVQLLQVAMACVAIPPEQRPKMEEVVGRITEIRNSYSGAMTPPEETAPAPP